DNA from Metabacillus flavus:
TCTGCAGAAAGAGTTTTTTTCAGCTCTGCATCAGAAGGCTTTTTAAAGTCCGCATAGCTTGAGGCAGTTTTTGATTTTCCCTTTATTTTCACTTCCCGGTCTTTCCCCCAGGCATCATCTAAAAACTGATCCCGTCCTGAATTGTTCCTGTAAAATTTATACTGAACCGAGCTCTTTTTATAATAATCCTGATGGTACTCTTCTGCTTGATAAAACGTATCTGCTTTTCTGATTTCAGTCACGAGCTTTGAATCGAACCTTTTCGATGCCTGCAGGTCTGATTTAGATTTTTCTGCTGCGGTTTTTTGCTCCTCGTTGTGGTAGAAAATAGCGGACACATACTGATCTCCTCTGTCTACAAATTGGCCGCCGCTGTCTGTCGGGTCGATTTGCCTCCAGAATACCTGAAGAAGCTCTTCATAGGAAACTTTAGATGGATCGTAGACAACCTGCACCGCTTCAATATGTCCAGTGGAGCCGGAGGAAACCTCTTCATAGGAAGGATTTTTCTTTTCTCCGCCTGTATATCCTGAAATGACTTCATAAACACCTTCCAGTTTTTCAAACGGCGGTTCCATGCACCAGAAGCATCCCCCTGCAAATGTTGCTGTCGCTTTTGTTGAATCAGCTTCCACTGTTTCAACAGGCTGTGTTCCATAGGAGCGTTTCGTAAAATACTCACCAAAATTAGGTGCAACTGCAAACAGAATAGCTGCAATTCCCGCTATGACGATAATCGGCACCCAGATTTTCATGGTCATTCCCCTTTCTGTTTTAGCGGAAGCGAAAACCAAAACTCGCTTCCTTTGCCCTCTTCGCTTCTAACACCAATCTGTCCATGATGAAGCGCGATAAACTCTTTTGCAATCGCAAGGCCTAACCCTGACCCGCCCAGGGCTTTGTTTCTTGATTTTTCTGCTCGGTAAAACCGTTCAAAAATCCGCTTCTGATCGGATAATTTTATTCCCTGCCCCTCATCCTTCACTGAAAAAACGAGCGATTGGTCCACTTTCTTCACTTGAAGCAAAATCACGCTGTTAACAGGCGAATGAGCAACTGAATTTTGAATGAGGTTCGATAAAACTCTCATAATCTGATCCCTGACTATCTGAATAGCCGGTATATCATCATGCATCCGGACTTCGAGCTGCACTTGCTTTTCTTTAAAAATAAGCTCAAACTGTTGCAGAACATCCAGCACCAGCTGATCAGCATGAACGGTTTCAGGACGGAATGGTGTCTGATTGCTATCAAGCTGGGATAGTTCGAATAGCTCCTGAATCAGTTTGCTTAGACGGTTGGATTCCTTTTTTATCGTCTCAAGGTAATCCTTTCTCTCCTGCTCACTTTTCACTACGCCATCCTGAAGTGCTTCAACATAGGACAAGATGGAGGCAATCGGTGTTCTCAGATCATGCGATACATTGGCAATCAGCTCCGTTTTGTAAGCCTCTGATTTCTTCACTTCCTGAAACATGTGATCCAGCTTCT
Protein-coding regions in this window:
- a CDS encoding sensor histidine kinase, with the protein product MKIRTLLILANFLSTLLILMFLLISFVRMSIPNESILILTIITFAAGSISALAHFFLTGPLMKAVNQVKSESKKMSEGQFAVRVSEKGPAEIKELGSHFNEMAKKLDHMFQEVKKSEAYKTELIANVSHDLRTPIASILSYVEALQDGVVKSEQERKDYLETIKKESNRLSKLIQELFELSQLDSNQTPFRPETVHADQLVLDVLQQFELIFKEKQVQLEVRMHDDIPAIQIVRDQIMRVLSNLIQNSVAHSPVNSVILLQVKKVDQSLVFSVKDEGQGIKLSDQKRIFERFYRAEKSRNKALGGSGLGLAIAKEFIALHHGQIGVRSEEGKGSEFWFSLPLKQKGE
- the msrB gene encoding peptide-methionine (R)-S-oxide reductase MsrB → MKIWVPIIVIAGIAAILFAVAPNFGEYFTKRSYGTQPVETVEADSTKATATFAGGCFWCMEPPFEKLEGVYEVISGYTGGEKKNPSYEEVSSGSTGHIEAVQVVYDPSKVSYEELLQVFWRQIDPTDSGGQFVDRGDQYVSAIFYHNEEQKTAAEKSKSDLQASKRFDSKLVTEIRKADTFYQAEEYHQDYYKKSSVQYKFYRNNSGRDQFLDDAWGKDREVKIKGKSKTASSYADFKKPSDAELKKTLSAEQYKVTQKNGTERSFSNAYHDLKDEGIYVDIVSGEPLFSSKDKFDSGTGWPSFTKPLVPGNIVEKEDNGLFMTRTEVRSKYADSHLGHVFDDGPKPTGLRYCMNSAALKFIPKEDLKKKGYGEFAEEFK